A window of Diospyros lotus cultivar Yz01 chromosome 14, ASM1463336v1, whole genome shotgun sequence contains these coding sequences:
- the LOC127790974 gene encoding uncharacterized protein LOC127790974 — MTLREIPTKGFPLSEELQKQPVQPGFKLSQLSVYLGKEDPVKHVQHFVAMAVLHGWDEVTRCQAFPLSLAGQAQQWFTDLPAGHIQSFEQLKKEFLEAFSAYVPKKKSAMYLMSLQQRPNESLKQYTERFRVATQEVRDLPVGLTASTLLNGTTYAPLRRSLAFSEPDSMTELFARAEQFIVQMEILEAWEGKRKGRQNDVGPDRAIKVQRRDKPPKMQFWSFTPLTEPRAAILSSIAHTGLVNFPPHSNQPLGKNTEAFCKFHESTWHTTEQCRELRNQIEQLIREGKLDRFILDKPKDQQNMGDRSRRDNPRRPPRSQV; from the coding sequence ATGACGCTAAGAGAAATCCCTACGAAAGGTTTTCCTCTATCCGAGGAACTCCAGAAGCaaccagtgcaaccagggttcaaGCTATCGCAACTCTCGGTGTACCTAGGAAAGGAAGATCCTGTGAAGCATGTACAACACTTTGTGGCAATGGCTGTGCTGCATGGATGGGATGAAGTCACTAGGTGCCAAGCCTTCCCACTCTCCTTGGCAGGACAGGCTCAACAATGGTTCACAGACTTACCAGCTGGACATATCCAATCATTCGAACAgctaaaaaaagaatttctagAAGCATTCTCTGCCTATGTCCCGAAGAAGAAAAGCGCCATGTATTTAATGAGCTTGCAACAAAGGCCcaatgaatccctaaagcaatacaCTGAGCGGTTCAGAGTAGCCACGCAGGAAGTAAGGGACCTCCCAGTCGGTTTGACAGCCTCGACGTTGCTTAACGGAACAACGTATGCCCCGCTCAGAAGATCTCTAGCATTTTCTGAGCCAGATTCAATGACCGAACTATTCGCCCGGGCGGAGCAATTTATTGTCCAAATGGAAATCCTTGAAGCttgggaaggaaaaagaaaagggaggcAAAATGACGTTGGGCCAGATCGGGCTATAAAGGTACAAAGGAGAGATAAGCCCCCAAAGATGCAATTTTGGAGCTTCACCCCCCTCACTGAGCCAAGAGCTGCAATCCTCTCATCCATTGCCCACACAGGACTCGTTAACTTTCCCCCACATTCCAACCAGCCTCTAGGCAAGAACACGGAGGCTTTTTGCAAATTTCATGAGTCCACGTGGCACACTACAGAGCAGTGCAGGGAGTTACGCAACCAGATTGAACAGCTTATCAGGGAAGGGAAGCTTGATCGGTTTATATTGGATAAGCCAAAAGATCAACAGAATATGGGAGATAGGTCTAGGAGGGATAATCCGAGGAGGCCCCCCCGGTCCCAAGTATGA